A genomic stretch from Hemicordylus capensis ecotype Gifberg chromosome 5, rHemCap1.1.pri, whole genome shotgun sequence includes:
- the LOC128327289 gene encoding uncharacterized protein LOC128327289 — protein sequence MKQFLIDCQLNNHLLKNKNKNKNKNKNKNKNKNKKETEGLILAVQEQALRTNAIRAKVEKSTTNSKCRLCKEADETVDHLISCCKKIAQTDFKQRHDKVAGMIHWNICKKYKLPVAKNWWDDKIEKVVENEDVKILWDFRLQTDKHLPHNTPDITVVEKKEKQVKIIDIAIPGDSRIEEKEIEKITKYKDLQIEIERLWQKKTKIIPVVIGALGAVSKDLEEHLNTIGATEITISQLQKAALLGTAYILQRYL from the coding sequence ATGAAACAATTTCTCATTGATTGCCAACTCAACAACCACCTGCttaaaaataagaataagaataagaataagaataagaataagaataagaataagaataagaaagaaacagagggtttaatactggctgtgcaagaacaggcactaagaacaaatgcaataagagcaaaagtagaaaaatcaaccacaaacagcaagtgccgcctttgtaaagaagcagatgaaacagtggaccacctaatcagctgttgtaaaaagattgcacagactgacttcaaacaaaggcatgacaaggtagcagggatgatacactggaacatctgcaaaaaatacaagctacctgtagccaaaaattggtgggacgataaaattgaaaaagtggtcgaaaatgaagatgtaaaaatattatgggacttccgactacaaacagacaaacatctgccacacaatacaccagatataactgtagttgagaagaaagaaaaacaagttaaaataattgacatagcaataccaggggatagcagaatagaagaaaaagaaatagaaaaaatcaccaaatacaaagatctacaaattgaaattgaaaggctgtggcagaaaaagaccaaaataatcccagtggtaattggcgccctgggtgcagtttcaaaagaccttgaagagcacctcaacaccataggggccacagaaatcaccatcagccaattacaaaaagcagctttactgggaacagcctatattctgcaacgatatctataa